A genomic segment from Methanolobus zinderi encodes:
- the gpgS gene encoding glucosyl-3-phosphoglycerate synthase — MDFYQEKITTIHNFYSDTERISQHLHDLSFIRPAVVVIPMLYQEIENPPLTHIINELNKCAYIKKVVVALAADDQEQYRTTVEFFNRLELDNMIVWCNGPRISNVINEMKDNELDITAFSGKGKDAWIAIGIASLYAYAIVLHDADIVTYNKDFPAKMLYPIMNPQLNFYFNKGYYARIKLDEKTMHGRVYRLFVRPLLDTLAKDVEYESETLEFLQAFRYTLSGEFAFTRDLALNIRVPSDWGLEVGLLAEIYRNTTMKKVCQTDLGFYDHKHKEMGSSPSEGLGKMVNDIMVTFLRIVNETTSTNVSDTFLRGVQVKYRRSAQDLIRQYNADAICNGLHYSRHLEEKYVDLFADILMGAGDHYLENPSDELLPDWERALSAIPDLRERLRDAVNADLNEIK; from the coding sequence ATGGACTTCTATCAGGAAAAGATCACAACGATACATAATTTCTACAGCGATACCGAGAGAATATCACAACACCTGCATGACCTGTCCTTTATACGGCCTGCAGTCGTGGTAATACCGATGTTGTATCAGGAGATAGAGAATCCACCCCTGACACACATCATAAACGAGCTGAACAAATGTGCATACATTAAAAAAGTAGTTGTGGCACTTGCGGCTGATGATCAGGAACAGTACAGGACCACGGTGGAATTTTTCAATAGACTGGAACTGGACAACATGATCGTCTGGTGCAACGGACCTCGTATCTCCAATGTCATCAATGAGATGAAGGATAACGAACTGGACATCACGGCTTTCAGCGGCAAGGGAAAGGATGCATGGATAGCAATTGGGATTGCAAGTCTCTATGCTTATGCGATTGTGCTGCACGATGCTGACATCGTGACATACAACAAGGACTTTCCTGCCAAGATGCTTTACCCGATAATGAACCCGCAGCTCAACTTCTATTTCAATAAAGGATATTACGCCAGGATTAAGCTTGACGAGAAGACCATGCACGGGCGGGTCTACCGTCTCTTCGTGCGTCCTCTCCTGGATACACTTGCCAAGGACGTGGAGTATGAATCAGAAACGCTTGAATTCCTGCAGGCCTTCAGGTACACACTTTCTGGCGAATTTGCCTTTACAAGGGACCTGGCTCTTAACATCAGGGTACCTTCAGACTGGGGACTTGAAGTCGGTTTGCTTGCTGAGATATACAGGAACACGACCATGAAGAAGGTATGCCAGACAGATCTTGGATTCTACGATCACAAGCACAAGGAAATGGGAAGCAGTCCCTCCGAAGGACTTGGCAAGATGGTAAACGATATTATGGTCACCTTCCTGCGTATTGTGAACGAGACCACAAGCACAAACGTATCTGATACCTTCTTAAGAGGGGTCCAGGTAAAATACAGGAGATCCGCCCAGGACCTCATCAGGCAATACAATGCCGATGCCATCTGTAACGGTCTTCACTACAGCAGGCACCTGGAAGAGAAATACGTGGATCTGTTTGCCGACATACTGATGGGCGCAGGAGACCATTATCTGGAAAATCCTTCAGATGAACTTCTTCCAGACTGGGAGCGTGCTCTGTCTGCAATCCCGGACCTTCGCGAACGATTACGGGATGCTGTAAATGCGGATCTGAACGAGATCAAATGA